In Poecilia reticulata strain Guanapo linkage group LG11, Guppy_female_1.0+MT, whole genome shotgun sequence, the genomic stretch GCCGCCGGCCGTGGCGGCGGGGGCCGACGCCCTGTGGGGGTCGGCGCCTCGGCGCGGCGGGGGCGGCTCKGTCCGAGTCGGGTCCAGAAGGGACTGGATCCAGTTTGAGGCTCCCTGGGTGAGGTCGCTGAGCAGCAGGGCCGTGTCCCGGCCCAGAGCGCTCAGGCTGCCGCGCCGCTCTGCAGGCTGCACAGTCTGGAAGTCCGAACCTGGAGGGACCGGGCCGGGTCAGTACCATCAAGTTTACTACTGtcatcacatttcagcagcaaaggcagttcaaaaagctttaaaacacaaaaatagaaacagcGAGGAGccaagaaatgagaaaaacaggcGTCACATCTTGATGAGCGTCACCAAAATCACAGACGCTCATTAAATTAGTTCATAATAgttcataaatgtttcatttattacgTTTCTAAATCAAATCCAACCTGCTGGATCTTTGGATTTTAAGGAACTCAGGgtttcggctgtttttcagttttctggaagtttgtcccAGATCTGTGGTcgatagaagctgaaagctgcttcatCCAGTTTTCCCTTCTAATTATTGAAGCcactttaaaatactgacagAATCACATAAATCCAGTTTTATTATTTCCCTTCCAAGGAAGCAGAAATCCGACGTGCGGCGCTTCCTTCAGCCGGTTCGGATCGCTCCTGGGTCGACTCAGAGGATGCTCActgccgtttttctttttttaacacagaatCTTTCtccaataatcagatttcagtctgctcagttctgctttAGGacgtcctgtcactttaaatccaagaaAGCTGCAGCTGGCCGGCGAATAtaaactcaacgtttacactcgcccGTCAAAATGGCCGCAAACAGACGCTCAGTTACACAACCGTACGCCTTTGAAACGATGTCatcatgaatttatttcaacagGGCAGACAGACTAGTGAGTAACAGTAAAGGTGATTGGTCTgcagctgaccaatcagaggcTTGGGTTTTTCTGTAGCAGCAGATTAAGTTATTTCATTACAACCTTTAGGACAGGAAGCAAAAAGCTGCTCTAAAATGACGAATTTAATTAGATacacaaatgtaattattatatTGAATAATAAATGAGGACCTTTGGAATATATTAAAAAGTATGTCAATATTTCCAATTTCATCCAAGTCATCTCATATATGACTGTAAGAAGATAATTTAGAACCGGTTTTAAggaggaaattaaataattatgtctttaaaaaggtgaatattaattaatttccTGCTGGTTACAGAAGGCGGTGGGCAGGGGGCCCACGGATCCCGGCCCCGCGAAACGCTGTGAGTGGCCCTGGAGGCGGGTATTAacccccctctcctccctcaTCGTCCCGTTTACACATAAATCTCCTCGCTGTCCTGCGTTCCGCTCCAGCGGCGCCGGAAGGTTCTGCTGGGCGAAACGAGCCGCGAAGCCCCGCCCACATACCTGCGTAGGCGTTGATGCACCTGGCGAGGACGCCCAGAGGCAGCAGGGGGTCGATGAGCGTGAGCAGGCGGGAGGGCGAGGCGTCGGTGGTGAGCAGGGTGGCGGGGTAGGCGGCCATGATGCCGTCGGGGAGGCGGATGCCGGCGGCCAGCGCCCTCATGCAGACGGTGATGCAGAGGTTTCCCCCGGCGCTGTCCCCGGCCAGGCAGACCCGCTCCGCCGCAGAACCTGGACCGAACACACGGTTCTGTCATCAGGCTCCATTTTGTTCCATAACTTATTTCAAGGAtgaaacaaaatagaaaataaataagttgttttcaattttaaatgaaaataaatgagtaaaattataaaattaatagaagaaaatgtgaaaaagtaataaatgagaaaatataaagACTATTAAAtgaacagaatttaaaaatgaaataaatgaggGAATAAACAAAAGAGatgcatttgaaaataaaagaatccAAATCAGATTGAATACATTTTGTGGGTTTGCgtcattaaaagaaaagtttttatatttttcacatcttgACTAAAAAACAGACTTTATCGGTTCTgagcaacaaaaacaggatttctgtctctttctttgaAAATCTTGTGTTTAGtaaagattaataaattaaCTAAAAGCAGCAAAGTACCAAGTCTGACATGTTGCTCAGATTTCCTTTATCTgctctttacaaaacaaacaaagctgcagCTTTCATCTCACTGTTGTTACCGAAATCTGGAGGAAACTGTTGCAAACCAGCGCTGGAAAAACTCCCTCTCTGTCTTTGCTGCAGGTCCAAACAATCCCCAGACCATCTGTCAGTTTATCCGAAAACACGGCGGCCGGAACGCACAGGTAGCGCCAACAAAGATCACATTTCTGCTCTCGCTCTGAACACAACGCCTGCAGGTGAAACCGGGCCTCACGGGCTGAAAATCTGTGATTTCAGCTTCTTTCAGAGCCGTTTGTGATTCAGTCCGAccgcagatgttctggttctgacccggcagGTTCTGCGGAGGACGGCTTATATTTGTTCAGCAGGAATTTATTCCTCACAGCTTCTGATTTCAGCTTCCCAGGAGTTTCCTTTGGTCACTTTATGTTTTGTAATGTTGatagaaaaacagatttgattttatggtaaaaaaaaaacaaacaaaaaaacctattataattacaaatttatgattaaaatctgattattttaatttgtgtatttttttctcatcatgtCTCAAACTTTCTGAGGAACCACCCCACCCATCATCCTGGAGGCCAAGGAACCCAGCAGacgggtcagaggtcagaggtcagaggagaacTAAGCAGAGCTAACACCGCACGCTCCTGCTGAGGCAtgctggtggcagcatcatgctgtgggaagtCACCTTCAGCAGGGAAACCACCCCAAACATGCAGCTGGAGATATTGTGGGATCACAGCAGATTCATgggttagaatggcctagtcaaagtccagagttTAATCTGTGGAAAAGCTTGAAAAGTTGTAAACTCCATCTGGAcgagtgaaaaaaatgtataaaacatagatcagaaaaatatatttcaactaaataaattatatttgaaaagAATCGTTTTGCACTTTAAGACATAAAATGATCTGaattgttttttcatattttttacgAGCTTTAGACAGCTCTGAGCAGAGCAACGTTTCATCACGATGTCAGAACTGACAGATTACTTTGTTTGTTATTGTGCATTACTGATTATCGCTGGGCAGAAGGTGGTGGAAACGTCTGTGTTTCCTGACGTAcccagcaggtggcagtgtttcaGCGCCCAGCAGTAGGCGTAGAAACATTCCTCCAGCGCCCGAGGAAACGGAGCTTCAGGCGACAGAGAGTAGTCGACGGACAGAACCGGGACGCTCAGCTCCTTCGACCAGCTACGGAGGTAATTCtgaagaaggaaacaaaaacacagagcatGGTGATCCCatctgaaacgattaatcgcgattaatcgacATCCAAATTAATCGTCAAAACGTTTAGTAATCgatactgaaataaatgctaTTTGCTGAAATAACTCCACAAACAGAGCtgcaattaagccaaaactctacaaaaatatgtataaaattttaatttaaatgaaaaaatatatatttttctgtaaatctggTGTAAGCAGAACTCCTGTAGTGTCAGTTTCAGCTTCACATTCTGTAAGAAACTGAATCTTCTTGTTCTATCCAGTTATTAGCCTGTTAATCCAACAATCACCAGATCAGCTGCAGAAGCTTCCTTTGCTACAAACCCGTAAAGCGATGATGTTACAATGtttactttcttatttaaatagGTTGTTCATTTGGTGCTTTAgtgtttttctaatattgtatcaATAAGTTTCAGTGGCTACATAAAACTAAAGCcgatttttttctgattaatcaattaaccgtcaaaataatcaattaatcatcagaataatcaattaatcatgcaACGCCAACTCACAACAAATCTCGTTTCaaggcattttacaaaaaataatttcaattcatcagattaatcgactaataatcagaataatcaattataATAATCAATAACTTTATTCTATTCTGCACTCAGTCAGCTTTTATCAATATTGAataaaaaggataaaagaaaaatcggCTTGATGtgccaatttttatttttaccagatTAATCGTTTAATCGTTTAATCATCAGATTAATCGATCAATCATCAGATTAATCGATCAATCATCAGAATAAGTGCCTAAAACAATGATTGATCCGACTCCTCATCCTCAGGGCGCTGCGTTCGGTTCACCTCGTGGGAACGGGACGTCTGGGCGACGAAGCCGCCTCCGTGGAAGTGGATGAGCAGCCATGGCGACGGCGGCTTCTTGTGCACCCAGGGCAGACGGGGCGAGGCGATGGGCGCCGCGTCGCCCTGGGAAAACCCCAGCAGCTCCTCGCTGTCCTGGAAGACGGAAGGAGCAGCGCGTTGATGCAACAGGGGCAGAAACAGCAGGacaacaaatatttatcatGTCTGCCAATTAGATTCCATCATTGTCGCATTTTGGCTAAATTTGgaattttggattttacaaatttgctaaattataacgttttaaaactgatttttaagtgtttaaRTGGACTAGCACCAATGCCATTAAGCGATTGCATACAGACATTGCAGGGCAATAGCAGATCTACCAGAGCAGCCTTGGAGGGAAATTGTAAGGTTCCCTTTCGAAGAaccacttttgctcaaagtgcAAAGTGTCTGTGAGAGGATCTGCAGCTTGGAACTCACTCCCTGTTCACTTAAAGTCTGTAACCAGTTTTAATatgttcaaaaatcaaacaaaactctggttatgCCAAAAACAGACCTgtactcatttttttttttttttttacacttctcTGAATATATTATGTCGTGTTGTTTCAAATGATTAcacttcaatttttagagttattatttttagaaaaaaaagcccatctagggacaagtgctgcaaattagctgttgctattgcaccatgatgctAACATGGGATGatgtttcattcagtttgtctatgtaaatgtgtgtctgtccccatcaaataaactttgaaaaaaaaaaaaaaactgatccaAGTTTGGTAAAACTGCCTTTGAACTGTTTTCTAAGAGTTTATCAAAAAAGCCAGTTGACATtcaaaattgctaaaaaaaaaaaaaactaacaaatccGCCGTCTGTCAGTCTCCGAATGAAACTGTTCGCTAGCAACAcatcaatatttatgaaatatgcaaagaaatcaaatcaaaaagtgTAGAAACGAGGTGTTTGCACATGAAGATGTTGAGCCGTTACCAACATCAGGAGGCAGGAGCCTCACTGGTCGGCACTGATGGCTGCCATAATAAAgaactaatcataaacattcgCTCCGCTAGCGCTAAGCCACAACAACGACaggaagctaaagctaaagcgcTAAATTCAACCACGCTAATGTTTACATCTGGTCTCTTCTGTCCATTTTTATATCGATTCTGTTCGTCAGGAAAGTTGGAAATTTATTGAACTGGAATTTTACAAAGCAGCAAAGTTAATTAGTGCTTTTGAGTTCATCTGGAAAAATGAACGAAGGGGAAGCTAAGTGAGCTAAATCTGAGCTAAAACGccaaacaaaacacttcagTGGCCTCTCATCTTAGCTTGAATTTCAGGTTCAGTTTAATTGATTTGTTGAACCGACTGGCCTGGAAGgagaaaataactaaaaacagtCCGGCTAAATTTTCACAGCACTGCAGAACTGGTCCAACAGAAACTCTGCAGAATCTCCTGCTTTCAActaatctgtttattttcagcCCGATTAATGCAGAAAACAATCCGAGCTGCTGAGCATCGTTTCCCTTTATCGTCTGCTTCCTGTCTGAACCGGAACCGGACAGCACCGCCTGCTGAGTTACGGCTCCATGTGAATCAGCGTTTCCCCCAGTGTGTCATCAGCCtggcgggctgccaggcttTACTTcccccccaccaggctaagcatcgTTTATCTTAAATAGGttttttatacaccagtaaCAGTGATAGTAAAGACGGATTAAGCTAAATTTACAGTTTAATGGGTCAACTGGCCTCACAAGCTGTTATTTCTAAATTATGAAGcctgctttattttattgtaacttttaaCACTTTCTAACAGAAAACACGGTGGGATGCCAGCGGCCTCAGCAGGTTCTGGTGCTGCTCACCTGGCCGTCCCGCAGGTCGTAGGAGATCAGCCTCATGTGGACCGGCCCCGGGCCCCAGTGGGCGACGGGCGGCGACACGCTGGTGGACAGCGTGGGGTCGGAGGCCAGAGGGAGCTGCAGGCTTTCTGGAGGCACGGTCAGCGTGAGGTTGACCTGCACCGGGTCGGAGGCGATCCGGGTGAAGCCCTGGGAGGAAAGCAAACACGAGGAATGAATGTCTGAGCTCCTCCGCCGATCCGATGACTTCAGCAGCTCTTGACCCGGCCTACTGATAAAATGTCGGACTCTGTGACGTTCCAGAAGGACTTCCAGAAGTGCAAGTCCAGATTCTGGGTGATGCGTTCGAACTCGGCGCCTCGCAGCTCCGGGTCGATGACGTACTTCCCTGAGGTGAGGAGGGACAGAGCGGCCGTTCCTGCAGGAAGAGGAAAACGCATCACATCGAAACGGGAGCATCAGTCAAAGGCCGTTTTCACATCAAAACGGGAACAAAGTCGGAACGTTTGTAATATTTCCAGATGCTGCGGaaagttttcacaaacaaaacaaaaaaccctctGAGTGAACAGGTAGACTGATCTGGGCGCATAAGTCTATGTGGAAGAAGAAtaactgaaccagagttcacttcaaccgaacccaaactgaggtttggaggaccagaggtcagaggtcgttcacacctcaccaactgGACCGGACTTTATAGGCAGACGGACTGGACTGAACAGGACTGGTGGGGATAAAGCCAGAGAGCCTCACCTATGCCAGACTGCTGTCTGCCGTACGTCTCTCCGTAGGAAACCATGCTGATGACGATGGTCTGGAGGAACGGTCGCAGAGCAGGAGAGAACTGAAAACCAAACAAGCAATTAGCCAGGAGCTGTCTTTATCCCAAAAAATGGCAATTCAGTCTGCAGCCCTCTGgtcaacacaacaaaaaaagagaaatacaaaCAACCTGATGCAACCATTTCTATGACGGCgtgtcagagagaaaaaagtgggAAATTCTCCGAAGAGCTGATgttaatctcagacattttttaataaaaaaacaaggaaatttctgagtttcaaaagttgaaaatgttcaaatgtgaTTCTGAAAttcataaaagacaaaacagatRWATCCCAAGGGATGAAGGTGCAGCGGTCAGGACAGGCAGCGCCGCCGGCTCACCTGGAAGCCCAGGCAGCGTCCGTAGAAGCAGGCCTTGTGCATGGAGCTGTACTCCTGGACGAAGCGGTCGCTCAGGTCGCCGTCCTGCGGCGAGTACAGCTGCCCGTGGGCGTTGTCGTGGATGAGCCGCTGGGCGAGGTGGAGCAGCGCCCGCAGCTGGCAGAGGGCGCCGCAGTACGCCTCCATCTCCGCGGCGTTGTGCTCCGCCCTGAAGAAGGCTCCTCTGCAGTTGGAGGCGATGTAGCGGCCTTTATGGATGATGTGCACCAGGCAGGACTGCAGCACCTGAGGAGAAATAATAGACACACCAATTATTGTACTTATCAATCACTATATTGATCTCTCTATATTCCCCTGTGTGCAGGATTGACTGTCCTGTTTAtctctgtgttggtctgtcatcGACTGGCAACCAGGATGACCCCATCTCTCctgggtgaccccgcctctgcATTGTGACCCCTCCTCTGCATTGTGACTTTGCCTCTCCATTGTGACCCCTCCtttccagggtgaccccacctctccagagtgaccccgcctctcCATTGTGACTNNNNNNNNNNNNNNNNNNNNNNNNNNNNNNNNNNNNNNNNNNNNNNNNNNNNNNNNNNNNNNNNNNNNNNNNNNNNNNNNNNNNNNNNNNNNNNNNNNNNNNNNNNNNNNNNNNNNNNNNNNNNNNNNNNNNNNNNNNNNNNNNNNNNNNNNNNNNNNNNNNNNNNNNNNNNNNNNNNNNNNNNNNNNNNNNNNNNNNNNNNNNNNNNNNNNNNNNNNNNNNNNNNNNNNNNNNNNNNNNNNNNNNNNNNNNNNNNNNNNNNNNNNNNNNNNNNNNNNNNNNNNNNNNNNNNNNNNNNNNNNNNNNNNNNNNNNNNNNNNNNNNNNNNNNNNNNNNNNNNNNNNNNNNNNNNNNNNNNNNNNNNNNNNNNNNNNNNNNNNNNNNNNNNNNNNNNNNNNNNNNNNNNNNNNNNNNNNNNNNNNNNNNNNNNNNNNNNNNNNNNNNNNNNNNNNNNNNNNNNNNNNNNNNNNNNNNNNNNNNNNNNNNNNNNNNNNNNNNNNNNNNNNNNNNNNNNNNNNNNNNNNNNNNNNNNNNNNNNNNNNNNNNNNNNNNNNNNNNNNNNNNNNNNNNNNNNNNNNNNNNNNNNNNNNNNNNNNNNNNNNNNNNNNNNNNNNNNNNNNNNNNNNNNNNNNNNNNNNNNNNNNNNNNNNNNNNNNNNNNNNNNNNNNNNNNNNNNNNNNNNNNNNNNNNNNNNNNNNNNNNNNNNNNNNNNNNNNNNNNNNNNNNNNNNNNNNNNNNNNNNNNNNNNNNNNNNNNNNNNNNNNNNNNNNNNNNNNNNNNNNNNNNNNNNNNNNNNNNNNNNNNNNNNNNNNNNNNNNNNNNNNNNNNNNNNNNNNNNNNNNNNNNNNNNNNNNNNNNNNNNNNNNNNNNNNNNNNNNNNNNNNNNNNNNNNNNNNNNNNNNNNNNNNNNNNNNNNNNNNNNNNNNNNNNNNNNNNNNNNNNNNCCTCTCCAGGGTGACCCCTCCTCTCCAGGGTGACCCCTCCTCTCCAGGGTGACCCCTCCTCTCCAAGGTGACCCCTCCTCTCCTGGGTGACCCCTCCTCTCCAGGGTGACCCCTCCTCTCCAGGGTGACCCCTCCTCTCCATTGTGACCCCTCCTCTCCATTGTGACCCCTCCTCTCACCCTCTGGTAAGGCACCAGCCCCTTCGCCACCCCACAAAGGATGCATGAAGACCGTTGGATGGATTATCCTGTTGAAccgtttgttttcttcttcagaggttttttgtcgtttccttcagaggttcttggtgcagcgcccccacaggtgaggaggggaacaggtgtTTCGAAGCATTTgactcaaaatgaaacaaatgttgcagttttgctcCCCAACCATCTGAGTCTACCAGAGCTTCTACAGATCCTGAAACTCGCCTCACCTTGACCAGCGTTCGGTATCCGTTTCCAGGCGTCTGGGCGTCGAAGTCGTAGTGATGGTAGACGGCGGTGAAGCTGGCCACCACCGGCTCCAGGGCGCGGCCATGTTGGCGGATCTTCCTCATACACGCCACCAGGCGCTTGGTCACGGTGCCGTACGGCGACTCGGAGGGGCCACTCAGGGCACAGATGTTCTCCTCACAGACTTTATCCAGAGCTGTGAACACAGCCGAGTTGTCCATCTCCGAGTCTGGAaggaggaaaccagagaaagGAAGCTTTAGCTGCGGTTTATATCAGCCTGCGGAGCTATCAGCGGACATGTGATGCGGTCGGTATCTGCAGAGAAGGAGACAATCATCAAGGTTAAACACACGGGTCTCATCCTGTTACTCACTGCTGCGCTGATTAATCTGAACTCGTGTTATCTGTTCGGTCAAGGGTTGAATTCTCAAGGCAGGACTTTGAACCGATGAGAGAAGCTGACTGAGTCTGCTCCAGTGCAGGACACAGAAAATACTCACACCCCTTCGACAATTTATCATGTTACAGCCTCTTCTAACGATTAATCCATTATTCCGAAGATTAATCTATTAATTAGATTTAAACACTGACACATTCTACAATtgttgtttacataaaaaattcacaaaattgcacataaacaaatatttcagttctttttttaataaaaaattaaacattttattgcagccTTTTGATggatgtttgattatttttagccTTTGCAGCTAAAAAGCATCTTAAAAGCCGTTTCTGCTTCCATCAGTACAGAACAGGGCTGATCTGGTTCACCTGCCTTACCAGAGGAACGGAAAACGTTCACGTTAGTTCGGAAactttacttcctgtttactACATCTAGAAGTAACATCAACATCTCACTGATCAGGGAAAGAAGGAAGCACAAATCATTTTACTTCCATTTGACATTTAGTCTCTACTTATTGTTggtttgtgaaaaagtttgaagctaaataatCGTAAACAATCCGACAGCCGTGGCGTGAGAGCCGACTATCAGAAACTCATGTGGTTTATCTTTCTGCAGGACTTGAGTTGATTTTCCTGAATGTTGTGTCACTCGGATCGATAAGGGGAAACAGCTGAAGCGCTaacagaaaagctaaaaaaatcctttgctaatcttttaaaatgaggAGGAAATGTCGGGTAATCAGTATTTGATTGGAGTCAAACAAGaagtctgaatgtttttatacagatttttctaaaaatccTTGACAGCTTCCTGCAGATACACATGCAAATATTCATGCAGGGACTGTTTTCTtacaacaaaacattacaattcatgcgttttaaatttaaaaccctGAATAATAtgtgcagaaatattttacaacagGAAACAACAGGCTTCAACTCATCCATGTTCCTGCCACACAAAGCTCTCAGGATGGAAGATCGCCGCTTCCATCAAACGTTTTCAACCATTAATGTGATGCACATCTtcaaaaaagctgaaattaacCAAATGAAGGAAGTGCTCCTCTTATCTTCttcatattattattagcatcattattattattcattccTTCATTTCgaaatgtcagtttcaaactaaatatggAGTTAGGAAGCTAAACAATTAGCTTATATTTCATTTGGATACTTGACTTactagctaaatgtttagcaaatatttgggaactaaatatttagatccaaactaaatattcagttaacaagctaaacatttagcttccagCTTAGTATCCAGCTGggtaactaaacatttagcttgctaactagaTACTTAGCTTGatagctacatatttagcttcaaaccaaatatttagttgggAACTAAACATTCACAtcccaactaaatatttaggtagaagatacattttcagcttcctaactaaatatttagtttgctaaacTAAAATTTGGCTCATCCAAATGGTGAAAGTGAATcctaacttttcagcacaagATATTCTGGACAATTTCATGAATCCAACATCTTGGAAACGGTTTAAATATAACACAGCACAAGGTCTACAAAGACGTGAATTCAGAGAACTGACCTCAACCTGATGGGTATTTAGATGGGCTAATGTGAGCCaggtccaacatcagtgtctgacctcggCTATGAAGGAATTCTAAACACATTCCTATACATTAAGGAAAGCCAGAGGAGTTGGATCTTGGATTCATAAACACTTTTAACCACTTtgctgtaaaacataaaaaactactgacgaaaaataaaactacaaaaaacaaacacaaaccatgTAGTTTGTAGGTGTAATTAATTTCCGGTCCACCTGAGGCAGAGAAGTTTCCTGAAGGCACACCTCTGCTTCCAAAAGTTCCAgctatttcaaagtttttctctcTAGCTTTGAGCGCAGACTTTCCGCTTTTTAAACTGGACTCAGGCGCTGCTCTTCCAGAACTGGGAGCTCTTTGTTTCCCAGCGGATGTCCCAGTTTTCCCACAATAAAAGCCGCTGTGGTCCTTTCAGCTCATCAGCTGATGGATGACGTGGAGCTGTCAACACCACACCGATATCTGTCCCACTTCCTGTCCAGAATGCTCCGTTTCTAATCACTACAGCTGAATTTGTGAAACAAACACAAGGCTGGGAGCGACCATTTCCCCCTGGAGACAACTTCGCTCACGACACCGAGTTTGGTGACTTTAGTTGGGAATATGAGCTCCGTGAAGTACCGCAGACACGCGGTGACGTCGCTGGAGGTYCACAGYACCGATCCGCGTCGAGTTGACGCGTTAAGAACCAYTCAAACGCAGCAAACATGCGATTCTGTGGTGTTTTAAACCCGCATATAGACTCACCGAGCCGcatcttcttcttccttcatGTTCTGACGGATCCTGTTCGCGCGCTCCCGCGGCCGGAGGAGCGCGCGCACCTCAGGCTGTTAGCTAACAGGAGCAACAgttagcataaaataaaataaaataaaataaaataaaataaaatNNNNNNNNNNNNNNNNNNNNNNNNNNNNNNNNNNNNNNNNNNNNNNNNNNNNNNNNNNNNNNNNNNNNNNNNNNNNNNNNNNNNNNNNNNNNNNNNNNNNNNNNNNNNNNNNNNNNNNNNNNNNNNNNNNNNNNNNNNNNNNNNNNNNNNNNNNNNNNNNNNNNNNNNNNNNNNNNNNNNNNNNNNNNNNNNNNNNNNNNNNNNNNNNNNNNNNNNNNNNNNNNNNNNNNNNNNNNNNNNNNNNNNNNNNNNNNNNNNNNNNN encodes the following:
- the lipea gene encoding lipase, hormone-sensitive a isoform X1, yielding MRLDSEMDNSAVFTALDKVCEENICALSGPSESPYGTVTKRLVACMRKIRQHGRALEPVVASFTAVYHHYDFDAQTPGNGYRTLVKVLQSCLVHIIHKGRYIASNCRGAFFRAEHNAAEMEAYCGALCQLRALLHLAQRLIHDNAHGQLYSPQDGDLSDRFVQEYSSMHKACFYGRCLGFQFSPALRPFLQTIVISMVSYGETYGRQQSGIGTAALSLLTSGKYVIDPELRGAEFERITQNLDLHFWKSFWNVTESDILSGFTRIASDPVQVNLTLTVPPESLQLPLASDPTLSTSVSPPVAHWGPGPVHMRLISYDLRDGQDSEELLGFSQGDAAPIASPRLPWVHKKPPSPWLLIHFHGGGFVAQTSRSHENYLRSWSKELSVPVLSVDYSLSPEAPFPRALEECFYAYCWALKHCHLLGSAAERVCLAGDSAGGNLCITVCMRALAAGIRLPDGIMAAYPATLLTTDASPSRLLTLIDPLLPLGVLARCINAYAGSDFQTVQPAERRGSLSALGRDTALLLSDLTQGASNWIQSLLDPTRTEPPPPRRGADPHRASAPAATAGGDDILHYPDGFEPLRSECHAYVLPTSCAVIRNPFVSPLLAPTGLLKGLPPVHLVASALDALLDDSVMFAKKLRAMGQAVTLTVVDDLPHGFLSLAQICKETQFACDICVSRIRMVFQPPPQT
- the lipea gene encoding lipase, hormone-sensitive a isoform X2; translated protein: MDNSAVFTALDKVCEENICALSGPSESPYGTVTKRLVACMRKIRQHGRALEPVVASFTAVYHHYDFDAQTPGNGYRTLVKVLQSCLVHIIHKGRYIASNCRGAFFRAEHNAAEMEAYCGALCQLRALLHLAQRLIHDNAHGQLYSPQDGDLSDRFVQEYSSMHKACFYGRCLGFQFSPALRPFLQTIVISMVSYGETYGRQQSGIGTAALSLLTSGKYVIDPELRGAEFERITQNLDLHFWKSFWNVTESDILSGFTRIASDPVQVNLTLTVPPESLQLPLASDPTLSTSVSPPVAHWGPGPVHMRLISYDLRDGQDSEELLGFSQGDAAPIASPRLPWVHKKPPSPWLLIHFHGGGFVAQTSRSHENYLRSWSKELSVPVLSVDYSLSPEAPFPRALEECFYAYCWALKHCHLLGSAAERVCLAGDSAGGNLCITVCMRALAAGIRLPDGIMAAYPATLLTTDASPSRLLTLIDPLLPLGVLARCINAYAGSDFQTVQPAERRGSLSALGRDTALLLSDLTQGASNWIQSLLDPTRTEPPPPRRGADPHRASAPAATAGGDDILHYPDGFEPLRSECHAYVLPTSCAVIRNPFVSPLLAPTGLLKGLPPVHLVASALDALLDDSVMFAKKLRAMGQAVTLTVVDDLPHGFLSLAQICKETQFACDICVSRIRMVFQPPPQT